The following DNA comes from Oharaeibacter diazotrophicus.
GTGAAGCAGAGCTTCGGCGACTGGCAGATCCGCTGCGACCGGCCGCCGGGCGCGCGCGCCGACCAATGCGCGCTGATCCAGAACGTCACCGCCGAGGACCGCGACAACGTCGGCCTGTCGGTGATCGTGCTGAAGACCGCCGACAAGCAGGCGCGCATCCTGCGCGTGCTCGCTCCGCTCGGCGTGCTGCTGCCCTCCGGCCTCGGCCTCAGGGTCGACGCCAAGGACATCGGGCGTGCCGGGTTCGTGCGCTGCCTCGCCAACGGCTGCTTCGCCGAGGTCGTGCTGGAGGACGACCTGATCAAGCAACTCGAGACCGGCACCTCGGCCACCTTCATCATCTTCCAGACCCCCGAGGAGGGCATCGGCATCCCGATCTCGCTGAAGGGCTTCAAGGAGGGCTACGCGGCGCTGCCGTGAGGCGCGCGGCGGGACGGTGAAATCCGCCCTCGGCGCGCCTATGTTCACCGCTCCGACACCCCGCTCCAACGACGGGCCGCGGCAGCGCCGCCGGCCCGGCACCTCGACGAAGGCGCCATGACCCGACCGACCGACCTCTTCGCCCACGCCGGCCTCGATCCCGAGCGCGCCCGCGCGATCCTGGCGGATGCGCTCGCCGGCGCCGACGACGGCGAACTCTACCTCGAGCGCACCCAGAACGAGGTCCTGGCCTTCGACAACGGCCGCCTCAAGACCGCGACCTACGACGTCGCCCAGGGTTTCGGCCTGCGCGCCGTCGCCGGCGAGGCGGTCGGCTACGCCCACGCCGACGACATCTCGGAAACGGCACTGCTGCGGGCCGCGACCTCGGTGAAGGCGGTGTCGGCGGGCTATTCCGGCATCGCCGCCGAGGGCCCGCGGCCGACGAACCGCAAGCTCTACGGCGACGACAACCCGCTGGTCTCGCCGGTGTTCGCCGCCAAGGTGTCGCTGCTGTCGGAGATCGACGCCTACGCCCGCTCGCGCGATCCGCGCGTCAGGCAGGTTACGGCGTCGGTGGCCGGGTCCTACAAGATCGTCGAGATCCTGCGCGCCGACGGCACTCTCGTGCGCGACGTCCGGCCGCTGGTACGCGTCAACGTCTCGGTCGTCGTCGGCGACGGCGACCGCCAAGAGACCGGCAGCCACGGCGCCGGCGGGCGCACCGGCTACGACCTCCACATAGCCCCCGACCAGTGGCGCGCGGCGACCGACGAGGCGCTCCGGCAGGCGCTGGTGGCGCTCGACGCCCGCCCGGCCCCGGCCGGCAGTTTCGACGTCGTGCTCGGCCCCGGCTGGCCCGGAATCCTGCTGCACGAAGCGGTCGGACACGGCCTCGAGGGCGACTTCAACCGCAAGAAGACCTCCGCCTTCGCCGGCCTGATGGGCGAGATGGTGGCGGCGAAGGGCGTCACCATCGTCGACGACGGCACGGTGCCGAACGCGCGCGGCTCGCTCACCGTCGACGACGAGGGCACGCCGTCGCAGTGCACGACGCTGATCGAGGACGGCCGGCTCGTCGGCTACATGCAGGATCGTCAGAACGCCCGGCTGATGGGCGTCGCGCCGACCGGCAACGGCCGGCGGCAGTCCTACGCCCACGTGCCGATGCCGCGGATGACCAACACCTACATGCTCGGCGGCGACCGTACGCGCGCCGAGATCGTCGAGAGCGTCAGGGACGGCATCCTCGCGGTCTCGTTCGCCGGCGGTCAGGTCGACATCACCTCGGGCAAGTTCGTGTTCGACTGCACCGAGGCCTACCGCATCCGCAACGGCCGCATCGAGGAGCCGCTCAAGGGCGCCATGCTGATCGGCAACGGCCCGGAAGCGATGAAGCGCGTCTCGATGGTCGGCGACGACATGGCGCTCGACACCGGCATCGGCACCTGCGGCAAGAACGGCCAGGGCGTCCCGGTCGGCGTCGGCCAGCCGTCGCTGCGCATCGACGCCATGACGGTCGGCGGCACGGCGACGTGAGGGCGACGCCGATCCGCCTCGTCCTGTTCGACCTCGACGACGTGCTCTACGACTACGACCGCGCCCGGCGGATCCGGCATCTCGCGGCCGCCACCGGTCTCGCGGAAGCCGCGATCGAGCGGGCGATCT
Coding sequences within:
- a CDS encoding invasion associated locus B family protein, whose protein sequence is MLSLKKMAAAFAVLAIAAGGIAGEPNRAAAQGAVKQSFGDWQIRCDRPPGARADQCALIQNVTAEDRDNVGLSVIVLKTADKQARILRVLAPLGVLLPSGLGLRVDAKDIGRAGFVRCLANGCFAEVVLEDDLIKQLETGTSATFIIFQTPEEGIGIPISLKGFKEGYAALP
- the tldD gene encoding metalloprotease TldD, translated to MTRPTDLFAHAGLDPERARAILADALAGADDGELYLERTQNEVLAFDNGRLKTATYDVAQGFGLRAVAGEAVGYAHADDISETALLRAATSVKAVSAGYSGIAAEGPRPTNRKLYGDDNPLVSPVFAAKVSLLSEIDAYARSRDPRVRQVTASVAGSYKIVEILRADGTLVRDVRPLVRVNVSVVVGDGDRQETGSHGAGGRTGYDLHIAPDQWRAATDEALRQALVALDARPAPAGSFDVVLGPGWPGILLHEAVGHGLEGDFNRKKTSAFAGLMGEMVAAKGVTIVDDGTVPNARGSLTVDDEGTPSQCTTLIEDGRLVGYMQDRQNARLMGVAPTGNGRRQSYAHVPMPRMTNTYMLGGDRTRAEIVESVRDGILAVSFAGGQVDITSGKFVFDCTEAYRIRNGRIEEPLKGAMLIGNGPEAMKRVSMVGDDMALDTGIGTCGKNGQGVPVGVGQPSLRIDAMTVGGTAT